A stretch of Desulfurivibrio alkaliphilus AHT 2 DNA encodes these proteins:
- the rpsD gene encoding 30S ribosomal protein S4, whose amino-acid sequence MARYTGAVCRQCRREKLKLFLKGDRCYSDKCSFERRSYAPGQHGQARLRKVSDYALQLREKQKVKRIYGMLEDQFRRYFDEAERRRGVTGEILLQMLESRLDNVVYRLGFAASRNQARHLVRHNHFLLNGRKVNIPSLQVKVGDVITLREKSREVEAIKESLAAVARRGVPTWLELNQDAFSGTVKSAPDRQELTMPIQEQLIVELYSK is encoded by the coding sequence GTGGCCAGATATACAGGTGCGGTTTGCCGGCAGTGTCGGCGGGAAAAATTGAAGCTCTTTTTGAAAGGAGACCGCTGTTACTCCGACAAGTGCTCGTTTGAACGCCGGTCTTATGCTCCCGGCCAACACGGCCAGGCGCGTTTGCGGAAGGTGTCCGACTATGCTCTGCAGCTGCGCGAGAAACAGAAAGTAAAACGGATTTACGGCATGCTGGAAGATCAGTTTCGCCGTTACTTCGATGAGGCTGAGCGCCGCCGTGGGGTAACTGGTGAGATTTTGCTGCAGATGCTGGAATCCCGGCTGGATAATGTGGTCTACCGGCTGGGCTTTGCTGCCTCCCGTAATCAGGCCCGTCATCTGGTGCGGCATAATCACTTTTTGCTCAACGGTCGCAAGGTCAATATTCCCTCCCTGCAGGTCAAGGTTGGCGATGTAATCACCCTGCGGGAAAAATCCCGAGAGGTGGAAGCCATCAAGGAAAGCCTGGCCGCCGTGGCCCGGCGTGGGGTGCCTACCTGGTTGGAACTCAACCAGGATGCCTTCAGCGGCACGGTTAAAAGCGCTCCGGATCGTCAGGAACTGACCATGCCGATTCAAGAGCAGCTGATTGTCGAGCTTTACTCCAAGTAA
- the infA gene encoding translation initiation factor IF-1 — translation MSKEEPITVEGTIIEPLPNAMFRVELDNGHRVLAHISGKMRMHFIKILPGDRVTVELSPYDLTRGRVTFRSKNKR, via the coding sequence ATGTCGAAGGAAGAACCGATTACGGTCGAAGGGACCATCATCGAGCCGTTGCCCAACGCCATGTTTCGCGTTGAACTGGACAACGGTCATCGGGTGCTGGCCCATATATCTGGTAAAATGCGAATGCATTTCATTAAAATACTGCCCGGTGATCGGGTCACGGTGGAGCTTTCTCCCTATGATCTGACCCGCGGTCGGGTGACCTTTCGCTCCAAGAACAAGCGATAG
- a CDS encoding IMP cyclohydrolase, protein MADLKKMYTTILGDHFPMDMTITFGDQTMVYRKRTWKLTQDDGTVEERGIRYGENPDQEAALYELVGGNLTLGDCRFIEPGHGLVSGIKAADMLQVGKHPGKINLTDIDNGLNIIKYLMDRPAAVILKHNNPCGAAYGKDLADAFNRANRADRIAAFGGAVVLNRPCDKATAELLSQNYLEVVCAPEFDQGTLEILGQRKNLRVVRIDRLDRLAEFEKFRFVDFKSLIDGGLIVQQSAVNSIRSAADLKPAAATWKGEEYKVEREPDAREIDDMIFGWAVEHGVTSNSVIYVKDGCTVGIGTGEQDRVGVAEIAVHKAYVKYADLLCFDTHGIPYAQLALEIQQGKRDKAQQEEIDARTKADRAGLPGSVMISDAFFPFRDGADVGINQGVSAILQAGGSARDFETIVACNEADPKVAMKFTGQRSFKH, encoded by the coding sequence ATGGCTGATCTGAAAAAGATGTACACCACCATCCTGGGCGATCACTTCCCCATGGACATGACCATCACCTTCGGTGACCAGACCATGGTTTACCGCAAACGCACCTGGAAGCTGACCCAGGATGACGGTACGGTGGAAGAGCGCGGCATTCGCTACGGCGAAAACCCCGATCAGGAGGCGGCCCTCTATGAGTTGGTGGGTGGTAACCTGACCCTGGGCGATTGCCGCTTTATCGAGCCGGGCCATGGCCTGGTCAGCGGTATCAAGGCCGCCGACATGCTGCAGGTGGGCAAGCATCCGGGTAAGATCAACCTCACCGACATCGACAACGGCCTCAATATCATCAAGTACCTGATGGACCGGCCGGCGGCGGTGATTCTCAAGCACAACAATCCCTGTGGCGCGGCCTACGGTAAAGACCTGGCCGACGCCTTCAACCGGGCCAACCGGGCCGACCGCATCGCCGCCTTCGGCGGGGCGGTGGTCCTCAACCGTCCCTGCGACAAGGCCACCGCCGAACTGCTGAGCCAGAACTACCTGGAGGTGGTCTGCGCCCCGGAATTTGACCAGGGTACCCTGGAGATTTTAGGTCAGCGTAAAAACCTGCGGGTGGTGCGGATCGACCGCCTCGACCGGCTGGCGGAATTTGAAAAATTCCGTTTTGTCGACTTCAAAAGCCTGATCGACGGCGGCCTGATCGTTCAGCAGTCGGCGGTTAATTCCATCCGCAGCGCGGCGGATCTCAAGCCGGCGGCGGCCACTTGGAAGGGTGAGGAGTACAAGGTGGAGCGGGAGCCCGACGCCCGGGAGATCGACGACATGATCTTCGGCTGGGCGGTGGAACACGGGGTGACTTCCAACTCGGTGATCTACGTTAAAGACGGCTGCACGGTGGGAATCGGCACCGGTGAGCAGGATCGGGTCGGGGTGGCGGAGATCGCCGTGCACAAGGCGTATGTAAAATATGCCGACCTGCTCTGCTTCGACACCCACGGCATTCCGTACGCTCAACTGGCCTTGGAGATTCAGCAGGGCAAACGGGACAAGGCCCAGCAGGAAGAGATCGACGCCAGGACCAAGGCCGACCGGGCCGGCCTGCCCGGCTCGGTGATGATCTCCGACGCCTTCTTCCCCTTCCGCGACGGGGCCGATGTCGGCATCAACCAGGGGGTTTCCGCCATCCTCCAGGCCGGCGGTTCGGCCCGGGATTTCGAAACCATCGTCGCCTGCAACGAGGCCGACCCCAAGGTGGCCATGAAGTTCACCGGCCAGCGCTCTTTCAAGCACTAA
- a CDS encoding Ni/Fe hydrogenase subunit alpha, with protein sequence MPKTITIDPVTRIEGHARITITLDDRGLVEDCRLHVTQLRGFEAFCVGRPLAEMPSLTARTCGICPVSHLLASAKACDELLAVRIPPAAVRLRQLLNYGQLVQSHALSFFHLASPDLLLGMDAAPEQRNIFGLAAARPEVAKEGIALRRFGQQLIERLAGKRIHPDWVVPGGVSRPLSRENGAAIAAELPGMLQAAQNNLVLLQGVLENFTAEIAHFANFPSGWLALAGEAGQLEYYDGPLRLLDQQGEELFSEADPLRYQQQLAEQSEADSYLKSPYHRPQGPEAGLYRVGPLARLNAARRCGTPLADEALAAFRELSPQGPVTSSFHYHYARLIEIIHGLEKIQQLLADDTIYDPRVRATAGANAPEGVGICEAPRGTLIHHYRIDEQGRISAVNMMIATGHNSLAIQRGLKQAARAFINGNGENDGESGKRAESREIAENKEIREGLLNRIEAVLRCYDPCLSCSTHALGQMPLAVELRTRRGALIHQLNRGN encoded by the coding sequence TTGCCCAAAACCATCACCATCGACCCGGTCACCCGTATCGAGGGCCACGCCCGGATCACCATCACCCTGGACGACCGGGGCCTGGTGGAGGATTGCCGCCTGCATGTCACCCAGTTGCGGGGTTTTGAAGCCTTTTGCGTGGGGCGGCCACTGGCGGAAATGCCATCGCTTACCGCCCGCACCTGCGGGATTTGCCCGGTTAGTCATCTGCTGGCCTCGGCCAAGGCCTGCGACGAGTTGCTGGCGGTGCGGATTCCTCCGGCGGCGGTGCGGCTGCGCCAACTGCTCAACTACGGCCAACTGGTGCAGTCCCACGCCTTGAGTTTCTTTCACCTGGCCTCGCCGGATCTGCTGCTGGGGATGGATGCCGCGCCGGAACAGCGCAACATTTTCGGCCTGGCCGCCGCCCGGCCCGAGGTGGCCAAAGAGGGTATCGCCCTGCGCCGCTTCGGCCAGCAGCTCATCGAACGGCTGGCCGGTAAAAGGATTCACCCCGACTGGGTGGTGCCCGGCGGGGTCAGCCGCCCTTTAAGCCGGGAAAACGGCGCGGCCATCGCCGCCGAACTGCCGGGCATGCTGCAGGCGGCCCAAAACAACCTGGTTCTCCTGCAAGGGGTGCTGGAGAATTTCACCGCCGAAATCGCCCATTTCGCCAACTTTCCCAGCGGCTGGCTGGCCCTGGCCGGGGAGGCGGGACAACTGGAATACTACGACGGCCCCCTGCGCCTGCTCGACCAGCAAGGAGAGGAACTGTTCAGCGAAGCGGACCCGCTGCGCTACCAGCAGCAGCTGGCGGAACAGAGCGAAGCTGACAGCTATCTCAAATCCCCCTACCACCGCCCCCAGGGGCCGGAAGCCGGCCTGTACCGGGTGGGGCCCCTGGCCCGGCTCAATGCCGCCCGGCGCTGCGGCACCCCCCTGGCCGACGAGGCCTTGGCGGCCTTCCGGGAACTATCCCCCCAAGGGCCGGTGACCAGTTCCTTTCACTACCACTACGCCCGCTTGATCGAGATTATCCACGGGCTGGAGAAAATCCAACAATTGCTGGCCGACGACACCATTTACGACCCCCGGGTCCGAGCCACCGCCGGGGCCAACGCCCCGGAAGGGGTGGGAATCTGTGAAGCACCGCGGGGCACCCTGATCCACCACTACCGGATTGATGAGCAGGGGCGAATCAGCGCGGTTAACATGATGATCGCCACCGGCCACAACAGCCTGGCCATCCAGCGAGGGTTAAAGCAGGCGGCCCGGGCCTTCATCAACGGTAACGGGGAAAATGACGGGGAAAGCGGAAAGCGGGCGGAAAGCAGGGAAATCGCCGAGAATAAGGAGATCAGGGAGGGACTGCTCAACCGCATCGAAGCGGTGTTGCGCTGCTACGACCCCTGCCTGAGCTGCTCCACTCACGCCTTGGGGCAAATGCCCCTGGCGGTGGAACTTCGTACAAGAAGAGGGGCGTTGATCCACCAACTAAACCGAGGTAACTGA
- the thiS gene encoding sulfur carrier protein ThiS has protein sequence MDNSTDRITITCNGQPRQVAAGSTVATLIRDLALEPQQVAAELDGRVLNPEELAVTELSAGARLELIRFVGGG, from the coding sequence ATGGATAATTCTACCGACCGCATCACCATTACCTGCAACGGCCAGCCGCGCCAGGTAGCCGCCGGCAGCACGGTGGCTACCTTGATCCGCGATTTGGCATTGGAGCCGCAGCAAGTGGCGGCGGAACTCGACGGCCGGGTGCTCAACCCGGAGGAACTGGCGGTAACCGAACTGTCGGCCGGAGCGCGGTTGGAACTGATTCGTTTTGTGGGAGGAGGTTGA
- a CDS encoding DNA-directed RNA polymerase subunit alpha: protein MTKENDTFYRNWHDLIFPEKLEVDQDTHTASFGKFICQPLERGFATTIGNSLRRILLSSIRGAAITSVKIEGVLHELSTIPGIKEDATEIILNLKEVRLRLHSGEAKTVRIEKKKKGVVTAGDIIGDPQVEVMNPEQHICTITGDGKFDAELEVDWGKGYVPAERNKREDQPIGVIPLDSVFTPIRNVRVITSQARVGQQTDYDKLTLEITTDGSILPEDALAYAAKILKEQMQVFINFDESAVVPVKKEKESGEQPQLNENLYRSVEDLELSVRSANCLRNAEIRHIGELVQKTEAEMLKTKNFGRKSLNEIKQLLSEMDLYLGMKIDGWEPPADEPEEE, encoded by the coding sequence ATGACGAAAGAGAACGATACATTTTATCGCAACTGGCATGACCTGATTTTTCCGGAAAAGCTTGAGGTTGACCAGGATACCCATACTGCAAGCTTCGGAAAATTTATCTGTCAGCCGCTGGAGCGTGGCTTTGCCACCACCATCGGCAACTCCCTGCGGCGGATTCTGCTGTCGTCCATTCGTGGGGCGGCCATTACCTCGGTGAAAATTGAGGGGGTGCTGCATGAACTCTCCACCATCCCGGGGATCAAGGAAGACGCCACCGAGATTATTCTGAACCTAAAAGAAGTGCGCCTGCGCCTGCACTCCGGCGAGGCCAAAACGGTTCGGATTGAGAAGAAGAAAAAAGGGGTGGTAACCGCCGGCGACATTATTGGCGATCCTCAGGTTGAGGTAATGAACCCCGAACAGCATATCTGCACCATCACCGGAGACGGCAAGTTTGATGCCGAACTGGAAGTTGACTGGGGCAAGGGTTATGTGCCGGCGGAGCGCAACAAGCGTGAAGATCAGCCCATTGGCGTGATTCCCCTGGATTCCGTCTTTACCCCCATCCGCAACGTTAGGGTAATCACCAGTCAGGCCCGGGTCGGTCAGCAGACCGACTACGACAAGCTTACCCTGGAGATTACCACCGACGGCAGCATCCTGCCCGAGGATGCCTTGGCCTATGCCGCCAAGATTCTCAAGGAGCAGATGCAGGTCTTCATCAACTTCGATGAGAGTGCCGTGGTACCGGTGAAAAAGGAGAAAGAGAGCGGCGAGCAGCCCCAGCTCAACGAGAATCTATACCGCAGCGTAGAGGATCTGGAGCTTTCGGTACGCTCGGCCAACTGTTTGCGTAACGCCGAGATTCGCCATATCGGCGAGCTGGTGCAAAAGACCGAGGCCGAGATGCTGAAAACCAAGAACTTCGGCCGTAAGTCTTTAAACGAGATCAAGCAACTGCTCTCCGAGATGGATCTCTACCTGGGTATGAAGATCGATGGCTGGGAACCGCCAGCTGATGAGCCTGAAGAAGAGTAA
- the rpsM gene encoding 30S ribosomal protein S13 encodes MARIAGVDIPKNKHMEVALTYIYGIGRPSARRILDLAKLPYDRNSDELTDNEVAEVRRIIEEDYVVEGDRRREVGMDIKRLMDLGCYRGLRHRKGLPCRGQRTSTNARTRKGPRRAAVKTKK; translated from the coding sequence TTGGCACGTATAGCTGGTGTTGATATTCCCAAAAACAAGCACATGGAAGTGGCGCTGACCTACATTTACGGGATCGGCCGTCCTTCCGCCCGCAGGATCCTGGATCTGGCCAAACTGCCCTACGATCGTAACAGCGACGAATTGACCGATAACGAGGTCGCCGAAGTACGGCGGATTATCGAAGAGGATTATGTTGTTGAAGGTGATCGTCGTCGTGAGGTCGGGATGGATATCAAGCGGTTGATGGACCTGGGATGTTACCGTGGGTTGCGTCACCGTAAAGGTCTGCCATGCCGCGGCCAGCGGACCAGTACCAACGCGCGGACCCGTAAAGGACCTCGTCGCGCTGCGGTCAAGACCAAGAAGTAG
- the rplQ gene encoding 50S ribosomal protein L17 — protein sequence MRHRKSGNRLSRTTPHRQAMIRNMVTSLLQHERIVTTVAKAKEVRKVADKMITLGKRGDLHARRQALAVVRDKKVVAKLFDTLSQEYKERAGGYTRIIRTGQRVGDAASMAILEMVNYQEKEDQASEAAAAE from the coding sequence ATGCGACATAGAAAAAGCGGCAATCGCCTTTCTCGTACCACCCCGCACCGGCAAGCGATGATACGCAACATGGTGACTTCACTGCTCCAGCATGAGCGGATCGTTACCACGGTTGCCAAGGCCAAGGAGGTGCGCAAGGTGGCCGACAAGATGATCACGCTGGGCAAGCGCGGCGATCTTCATGCCCGCCGGCAGGCTCTGGCGGTGGTTCGCGACAAGAAAGTGGTGGCGAAACTCTTTGATACCCTGAGCCAGGAGTATAAAGAGCGGGCCGGCGGTTACACCCGGATTATCCGAACCGGCCAACGGGTGGGCGATGCTGCTTCCATGGCGATCCTGGAAATGGTGAATTACCAGGAGAAGGAAGACCAGGCATCAGAAGCCGCCGCGGCAGAATAA
- the map gene encoding type I methionyl aminopeptidase — MAKAAVLKSAAEIEIMAEANRIVAGALAMLRERIKPGVSTAQLDAWAEEYARGRGGVPAFKGYRGFPGSLCVSVNEQVVHGIPSPKVTLREGDIVSIDFGVKWQGFYGDAAITVPVGEVSSRVRELLLVTQESLERAIAQVQVGKRINDISRAVQDYVEEQGFSVVRQFVGHGIGSQLHEPPEIPNYVRSNGSPRLVAGMVLAIEPMVNMGTADVKILSDGWTVITTDRKFSAHFEHSVAVTDNGPRVLSTL; from the coding sequence ATGGCAAAAGCGGCGGTCCTGAAGTCGGCGGCGGAAATTGAGATCATGGCGGAGGCCAATCGGATTGTGGCCGGTGCCCTGGCCATGCTCCGGGAACGGATTAAGCCTGGGGTGAGCACGGCCCAGCTTGACGCCTGGGCCGAAGAATATGCCCGCGGCCGCGGAGGAGTGCCGGCATTCAAGGGCTATCGCGGCTTTCCCGGTAGCCTCTGTGTATCGGTCAATGAACAGGTGGTGCATGGCATTCCCTCACCCAAAGTTACTTTGCGGGAGGGGGACATTGTCAGCATCGACTTTGGCGTGAAATGGCAGGGCTTCTACGGCGATGCCGCCATCACCGTGCCGGTGGGGGAAGTATCCTCCCGGGTCAGGGAGTTGCTGCTGGTTACCCAGGAATCGCTGGAGCGTGCCATAGCCCAGGTCCAGGTAGGCAAGCGAATCAATGACATTTCGCGGGCTGTCCAGGACTACGTGGAAGAGCAGGGGTTTTCGGTGGTGCGCCAGTTTGTCGGCCACGGGATCGGCAGCCAGTTGCACGAACCGCCGGAAATACCTAACTACGTGCGCAGCAACGGCTCACCCCGCCTGGTGGCGGGCATGGTGTTGGCCATTGAACCCATGGTTAACATGGGCACTGCGGACGTTAAGATACTCTCCGATGGCTGGACGGTTATTACTACGGACCGGAAATTCTCGGCCCACTTTGAACATTCGGTGGCAGTGACCGATAATGGCCCGCGGGTACTAAGTACTTTATGA
- the rpmJ gene encoding 50S ribosomal protein L36 has product MKVQASVKKICSECRVFKRKGVLRVSCKIKKHKQRQG; this is encoded by the coding sequence ATGAAAGTTCAGGCTTCCGTCAAAAAGATATGCAGCGAATGCCGAGTCTTCAAACGCAAAGGCGTATTGCGGGTTTCTTGTAAGATCAAGAAGCACAAGCAGCGTCAGGGATAA
- the secY gene encoding preprotein translocase subunit SecY: protein MQAGVGSAAGIPELRRRIFFTLAMLAVYRAGVQVPTPGVNGEAITAFFEQVGGLFDMFNMFSGGALENFSIFALGIMPYISASIIFQLLTVVVPYLEALKKEGESGRQKITQYTRYATIGLAMIQGIIISIGLEGMTAPGELPIVIEPGWGFRLTTMITLTCGTAFVMWLGEQMTERGIGNGISLIIYAGILASMPAAIANTFQMAGTGELPMVFLPLLLVMVLAVTGFIVFVETAQRRIPVQYAKRMVGRRMYGGQQSHLPLKVNMAGVIPAIFASSLMMFPETMGNFIHIDWVQRASAFMAWGSLPHTVVFVVFLIFFCFFYVAVTFNPVDVADNLKRNGGFVPGVRPGKKTADFLDKVITRLTVVGAAYMSAICVLPTVLINEFNVPFYFGGTALLIVVVVSIDTIGQIESHTMMRNYDGFLKQGRFKGRR, encoded by the coding sequence ATGCAGGCAGGTGTTGGTAGTGCCGCCGGAATTCCGGAGCTGCGCCGGAGAATTTTCTTTACGCTGGCCATGCTCGCGGTATATCGGGCCGGGGTGCAAGTGCCCACGCCCGGGGTCAACGGCGAGGCGATAACTGCTTTTTTTGAGCAGGTCGGTGGACTGTTTGATATGTTCAACATGTTCTCCGGTGGGGCTTTGGAAAACTTTTCCATCTTTGCCCTGGGGATCATGCCCTATATCAGTGCCTCCATTATCTTTCAGCTGCTCACCGTGGTGGTGCCCTACCTGGAGGCCCTGAAGAAGGAAGGGGAGTCCGGCCGGCAGAAGATCACCCAGTACACCCGTTATGCCACCATCGGCCTGGCCATGATCCAGGGGATAATCATCAGTATCGGCCTGGAAGGGATGACCGCTCCGGGCGAACTTCCCATCGTCATTGAGCCGGGCTGGGGATTTCGGCTGACGACCATGATTACCCTGACCTGTGGCACCGCCTTTGTCATGTGGCTGGGTGAACAGATGACCGAGCGGGGGATCGGCAACGGCATCTCGCTGATTATCTACGCCGGGATTCTGGCCAGTATGCCCGCCGCCATCGCCAACACCTTCCAGATGGCCGGCACCGGCGAATTGCCCATGGTATTTCTGCCCCTGCTGCTGGTTATGGTGCTGGCGGTTACCGGCTTCATAGTCTTTGTGGAAACCGCCCAGCGGCGGATTCCGGTGCAGTACGCCAAACGTATGGTCGGTCGCCGGATGTACGGCGGCCAGCAGTCGCATCTGCCGCTGAAAGTGAACATGGCCGGGGTTATTCCGGCAATTTTTGCCTCCTCGCTGATGATGTTTCCGGAAACCATGGGGAACTTTATTCACATCGACTGGGTGCAGCGGGCCAGTGCCTTCATGGCCTGGGGGAGCCTGCCGCATACGGTGGTTTTTGTCGTTTTTTTGATTTTCTTCTGCTTTTTCTATGTGGCGGTGACTTTTAATCCCGTCGATGTGGCGGATAATCTGAAGCGTAATGGTGGCTTTGTCCCCGGGGTCAGGCCCGGCAAGAAGACCGCTGATTTCCTGGACAAGGTGATTACCCGCCTGACCGTGGTCGGGGCGGCTTACATGAGTGCCATCTGCGTATTGCCGACGGTATTGATCAACGAATTCAACGTCCCCTTTTACTTCGGCGGTACGGCCCTGCTCATTGTAGTGGTGGTTTCCATCGACACCATCGGGCAGATTGAATCTCATACCATGATGCGTAATTACGATGGTTTCCTCAAGCAGGGCCGTTTCAAAGGAAGGCGTTAA
- the thiH gene encoding 2-iminoacetate synthase ThiH: protein MNNVTGQAVPPFRLPEFSQLQARIAASTPADVERALRRPRRSDTDLAALLSAAAEPRLAEMADLAGRLTRQRFGRVIQLYAPLYLSSFCANRCLYCGFSVENRIERRVLALEEAEKEALILARRGFSHILLVAGEAPARLGVDYLAELATRLRHRFASIAIEVQPLTRDEYARLFAAGITGVAVYQETYDRRTYDQVHIAGLKADYDRRLEIPARVALAGMREVGLGALLGLADWRAEGLALGLHLAYLRKLAWRTAVTISFPRLRPAAGGFAPLVPVSEKNLSQLLFALRLFDEDVGLVLSTREEVRFRDGMIGLAPTRYSAGSCTIPGGYGDTGATGEQFSIGDSRSIEEVAAAIRAKGFDPVRKDWDAVFQQAGSQQ from the coding sequence ATGAATAACGTTACCGGCCAAGCTGTGCCGCCTTTCCGCCTTCCCGAGTTCAGCCAACTGCAAGCCCGCATTGCCGCCAGTACGCCGGCCGACGTGGAACGGGCCTTGCGCCGGCCCCGCCGCAGTGACACAGATCTGGCGGCCCTGCTCTCAGCGGCGGCCGAACCCCGCCTGGCGGAAATGGCAGACCTGGCCGGACGTTTGACCCGGCAGCGTTTCGGCCGGGTGATCCAGCTTTACGCCCCGCTTTATCTTTCCAGCTTCTGTGCCAACCGCTGCCTTTACTGCGGGTTTTCGGTGGAAAACCGTATTGAGCGACGGGTGTTGGCCCTGGAAGAGGCGGAAAAAGAGGCCCTTATCCTGGCCCGCCGAGGGTTCAGCCATATCCTGCTGGTAGCCGGTGAGGCGCCGGCCCGGCTGGGGGTCGACTATCTGGCCGAACTGGCCACTCGCCTACGCCACCGCTTTGCCTCCATCGCCATTGAAGTGCAACCCCTGACCAGGGATGAGTACGCCCGGCTCTTTGCCGCCGGGATCACCGGGGTGGCGGTTTACCAGGAAACCTACGATCGGCGCACCTACGACCAGGTTCATATCGCCGGCCTTAAAGCCGACTACGATCGCCGGCTGGAGATTCCCGCCCGGGTGGCCCTGGCCGGTATGCGCGAAGTCGGCCTGGGGGCTCTGCTGGGCCTGGCCGACTGGCGAGCCGAGGGGCTGGCGCTGGGGTTACACCTGGCTTATCTGCGCAAGCTGGCCTGGCGCACGGCGGTAACCATTTCCTTTCCTCGCCTGCGCCCGGCCGCCGGCGGCTTCGCCCCGTTGGTACCGGTCAGTGAAAAAAATCTCAGCCAACTGCTGTTTGCCCTGCGCCTTTTTGACGAGGATGTGGGGCTGGTGCTCTCCACCCGCGAGGAGGTCCGTTTCCGGGACGGCATGATCGGCCTTGCCCCAACACGTTATTCCGCTGGCTCCTGCACCATTCCCGGCGGCTACGGCGATACCGGCGCCACCGGCGAGCAATTTTCCATTGGCGATTCGCGCAGCATCGAAGAGGTGGCCGCCGCCATTCGGGCCAAGGGCTTCGATCCGGTCCGCAAAGACTGGGATGCGGTGTTCCAGCAAGCCGGCTCTCAGCAGTAA
- the rpsK gene encoding 30S ribosomal protein S11, whose translation MAKPKTARPKKRDKKNIPEGICFIKSTFNNTIVTFADQRGNVISWCSSGCLGFKGSRKSTPFAAQNAVETAVKKAQEHGLRKVEVRVNGPGPGRESAIRALQVAGIEVNYIRDMTTLPHNGCKPPKRRRV comes from the coding sequence ATGGCTAAGCCCAAAACCGCGCGTCCGAAGAAAAGGGACAAGAAAAATATCCCCGAGGGGATCTGCTTTATTAAATCAACCTTCAACAACACCATCGTTACCTTTGCCGACCAGCGTGGTAACGTGATTTCCTGGTGCAGTTCCGGCTGCCTTGGCTTTAAGGGATCGCGCAAGAGCACTCCTTTTGCAGCCCAGAACGCGGTGGAAACCGCGGTGAAAAAGGCCCAGGAGCACGGGTTGCGTAAGGTTGAAGTGCGGGTCAACGGTCCGGGGCCGGGCCGCGAATCGGCGATTCGTGCCCTGCAGGTGGCGGGGATTGAGGTTAACTATATCCGCGACATGACCACCCTGCCCCATAACGGGTGCAAGCCCCCCAAACGACGTCGCGTCTAG
- a CDS encoding thiazole synthase → MLNIAGRNFRSRLFTGTGKFSSAAVMRAALEASGSEMVTVALRRVDLADPADDIMSVLDRERFFFLPNTSGARDAAEAVRLAKLARAVGGTNWLKLEVTPDPRTLLPDPVETLKATEQLVADGFVVLPYINADPILALRLQDVGAAAVMPLGSPIGTNQGLQTRLQVEIIIEQARVPVVVDAGLGLPSHAAEAMELGADAVLVNTAIAVASDPVMMARAFAAAVDAGRLAYEAGPGERRSQAEASSPVQGLDFLRDE, encoded by the coding sequence ATGTTGAACATTGCCGGCCGGAATTTTCGCTCCCGGCTTTTCACCGGCACCGGCAAGTTCTCTTCGGCCGCCGTGATGAGGGCGGCCCTTGAGGCCTCCGGCAGCGAAATGGTAACCGTGGCTCTGCGCCGGGTGGACCTGGCTGACCCTGCCGATGATATTATGAGCGTACTCGATCGGGAGCGCTTCTTTTTCCTTCCCAACACCTCGGGTGCCCGTGATGCCGCCGAGGCCGTGCGCCTGGCCAAACTGGCCCGGGCGGTGGGGGGAACCAACTGGTTGAAACTGGAAGTTACCCCCGACCCCCGCACGCTGTTGCCCGATCCGGTGGAGACCCTCAAGGCCACCGAGCAACTGGTGGCCGACGGCTTTGTGGTGCTGCCCTACATAAACGCTGATCCCATCCTGGCCCTGCGTCTGCAAGATGTTGGGGCGGCGGCGGTGATGCCTCTGGGATCACCCATCGGCACCAACCAGGGACTGCAAACCCGGTTGCAGGTGGAGATTATCATCGAGCAGGCCAGGGTACCGGTGGTGGTGGATGCCGGCTTGGGGCTGCCTTCCCACGCCGCCGAGGCCATGGAGCTGGGGGCCGACGCGGTGTTGGTCAACACGGCTATTGCGGTGGCCTCCGACCCGGTAATGATGGCCCGGGCCTTTGCCGCCGCCGTTGATGCCGGACGCCTGGCCTATGAGGCCGGCCCGGGCGAGCGTCGGTCACAGGCCGAGGCCTCTTCCCCTGTGCAGGGGCTTGATTTCTTACGTGATGAATAA